One Edaphobacter lichenicola DNA window includes the following coding sequences:
- a CDS encoding succinate dehydrogenase/fumarate reductase iron-sulfur subunit, translated as MATPATFRIWRGDRAGGAFQDYTTPVEEGMVVLDAVHRIQAQQAPDLAVRWNCKAGKCGSCSAEINGMPSLMCMTRLSAIDLSMPVIVEPMHAFPVIRDLVTDVSWNFQAKKSIKQFKPRPPDAADGTWRIQQADVERVQEFRKCIECFLCQDVCHVLREHHKYDEFIGPRLLVYAAALEMHPLDTEDRVSDLRHKHNIGYCNITTCCRQVCPESITITENAIIPLKERVVDRYFDPLKRLFRIL; from the coding sequence ATGGCCACACCAGCGACATTTCGCATCTGGCGCGGAGACCGCGCGGGCGGCGCATTCCAGGATTACACAACACCCGTGGAGGAGGGGATGGTTGTTCTAGACGCGGTGCACCGCATCCAGGCGCAGCAAGCACCCGACTTGGCGGTGAGATGGAACTGCAAGGCTGGCAAGTGTGGATCGTGCTCTGCCGAAATCAACGGCATGCCCAGCCTCATGTGCATGACCCGGCTAAGTGCCATCGACCTGAGTATGCCGGTCATCGTGGAGCCAATGCACGCGTTTCCGGTCATACGCGATCTGGTCACGGATGTTTCGTGGAATTTCCAGGCCAAGAAGTCGATCAAGCAATTCAAGCCCCGCCCACCCGACGCGGCCGATGGAACATGGCGCATCCAGCAGGCCGACGTCGAGCGCGTGCAGGAGTTTCGCAAGTGCATCGAGTGTTTTCTCTGCCAGGACGTGTGCCACGTTCTGCGGGAACACCACAAGTACGACGAATTTATCGGTCCGCGTCTGCTCGTCTATGCTGCCGCACTCGAAATGCATCCGCTTGACACCGAAGACCGGGTCAGCGATTTGAGGCACAAGCACAACATCGGTTACTGCAACATCACGACTTGTTGCCGGCAGGTCTGCCCCGAGTCGATCACGATTACAGAGAACGCGATTATCCCGCTCAAAGAGCGCGTGGTAGACCGTTACTTCGATCCTCTGAAGCGGCTGTTCCGCATCCTCTAA
- a CDS encoding fumarate reductase/succinate dehydrogenase flavoprotein subunit has protein sequence MPEFQRFSYDVLVIGAGGAGLRAAIEAGAAGAKVGVVCKSLLGKAHTVMAEGGIAAALGNVDDRDNWRVHFADTMRGGQYLNNWRMAELHAKEAPECVCELEAWGALFDRTTDGKILQRNFGGHRYPRLAHVGDRTGLEMIRTLQDHGIHTGMEVHMECTVLSLLMDGDRIAGACGYDREKGRFQLWEAKAVVLATGGIGRAFKVTSNSWEYTGDGLALAYRAGAELQDMEFVQFHPTGMVWPISVSGILVTEGVRGEGGVLRNSEGRRFMFDDIPDLYKEQTADSEEEGWRYTQGDKNARRPPELLTRDHVARCINREVKAGRGSPHGGVYLDISWIKERMPKSEEHIKRKLPSMYHQFKQLADLDITKEPMEVGPTTHYMMGGIRVDGDSQMSNVPGLFAAGEAAAGLHGANRLGGNSLSDLVVFGKRAGRFAAEFANANGPVTIDEEELQTTATAALAPFDRGPAGENPYQIQYDLQETMQDLVGIVRVESEMQQALEAIGQLSARAERTGIAGNREYNNGWHTTIDIGNMMIVSEAITRAALLRKESRGAQFREDFPNKDSEWGKYNIIISRSADGEMQVEKRALTPMPDELKKVIEEMK, from the coding sequence ATGCCGGAATTCCAGCGGTTCTCCTACGACGTACTCGTGATTGGAGCTGGTGGAGCAGGCCTGCGCGCCGCTATCGAAGCTGGAGCCGCGGGTGCGAAGGTGGGCGTGGTTTGCAAATCACTACTCGGCAAAGCGCACACCGTAATGGCCGAAGGAGGCATCGCGGCAGCACTGGGCAATGTCGACGATCGCGATAACTGGCGGGTTCATTTCGCCGATACGATGCGTGGCGGTCAGTACCTGAACAACTGGCGCATGGCCGAACTCCACGCTAAAGAAGCTCCGGAATGCGTGTGCGAACTCGAGGCATGGGGCGCGCTTTTCGATCGCACGACGGACGGCAAGATTCTTCAACGAAACTTCGGCGGACACCGATACCCCCGGCTGGCCCACGTCGGCGACCGCACCGGCCTGGAGATGATACGCACACTCCAGGACCACGGCATCCATACTGGGATGGAAGTCCACATGGAGTGCACGGTACTCAGCCTGCTGATGGACGGAGATCGCATTGCAGGAGCTTGCGGATACGACCGCGAGAAGGGCCGCTTCCAGTTGTGGGAGGCGAAGGCAGTGGTGCTGGCCACCGGCGGAATCGGGCGTGCCTTCAAGGTGACCAGCAACAGTTGGGAATATACAGGCGACGGCCTTGCATTGGCGTATCGTGCCGGAGCCGAACTCCAGGACATGGAATTCGTTCAGTTTCACCCCACTGGCATGGTCTGGCCGATCAGCGTGAGCGGCATTCTCGTAACCGAAGGTGTCCGCGGCGAAGGCGGCGTCTTGCGCAATAGCGAAGGCCGCCGATTCATGTTCGACGACATCCCTGACCTGTATAAGGAGCAGACTGCGGACTCTGAGGAAGAAGGCTGGCGGTATACGCAAGGCGATAAGAATGCGCGCCGTCCGCCTGAGCTGCTCACCAGGGATCATGTTGCGCGGTGCATCAATCGGGAAGTCAAGGCAGGTAGGGGCTCGCCGCACGGCGGTGTCTACCTCGATATTTCCTGGATCAAGGAGCGCATGCCGAAGTCAGAGGAGCATATCAAGCGCAAGCTCCCCAGCATGTATCACCAATTCAAGCAGCTTGCGGATCTCGACATCACGAAAGAGCCGATGGAAGTCGGTCCAACGACTCACTACATGATGGGCGGAATTCGTGTCGATGGCGATTCGCAGATGTCCAATGTGCCCGGGCTTTTCGCCGCTGGGGAGGCGGCAGCAGGATTGCATGGCGCCAATCGGCTGGGCGGAAATTCGCTGTCTGATCTAGTTGTATTCGGAAAGCGTGCGGGGCGCTTTGCCGCAGAATTCGCCAATGCCAACGGCCCAGTAACGATCGACGAAGAGGAGCTTCAGACCACCGCAACAGCGGCCCTCGCTCCCTTTGACCGTGGCCCTGCCGGCGAGAATCCGTACCAGATTCAATACGATCTGCAGGAAACGATGCAGGACCTCGTCGGGATCGTGCGAGTCGAGAGTGAAATGCAACAGGCGCTCGAGGCGATCGGGCAACTAAGCGCGCGAGCAGAGCGAACAGGCATAGCAGGCAATCGCGAGTACAACAACGGCTGGCATACGACGATCGATATCGGCAACATGATGATCGTGTCTGAAGCAATTACACGTGCTGCGCTGCTGCGAAAAGAAAGCCGCGGCGCGCAGTTCCGCGAAGACTTCCCCAACAAGGACTCGGAGTGGGGAAAGTACAACATCATCATCAGTCGAAGTGCAGACGGTGAGATGCAAGTCGAGAAGCGCGCACTTACGCCGATGCCGGATGAGTTGAAGAAAGTGATTGAAGAGATGAAGTAG
- a CDS encoding succinate dehydrogenase produces the protein MSAPDIVWKDGKFGQTSRRDAWWLSPTAILLGFSAFLIYANWAAFQNSHYTYGPYISPFYSPELFGSSPHALFGPKPRWYPNFLPFSPALFILWIPGLFRLTCYYYRGAYYKSFWADPPACAVSEPRKSYLGERTFPLIMQNFHRYFLRLSYVVWGFLVYDALRSFFFPEGFGIGIGSLVLVVNVVLLAGYVFGCHAFRHLIGGTFDQISDHPVRHKIYNFVSRLNAGHKKWAWASLLWVAFSDIYVRLCSMGIWHDWRIL, from the coding sequence TTGTCAGCTCCCGACATTGTCTGGAAAGACGGCAAGTTTGGCCAAACGTCGCGGCGCGACGCCTGGTGGCTTTCTCCAACGGCAATCCTCCTAGGTTTCAGCGCGTTTCTCATCTATGCCAACTGGGCGGCGTTCCAGAACAGCCATTACACCTATGGTCCGTATATCTCACCGTTTTATTCACCCGAGCTTTTCGGCAGCTCCCCACACGCCTTGTTTGGCCCGAAACCGAGATGGTATCCGAACTTTCTGCCATTTTCTCCGGCGCTGTTCATTCTCTGGATTCCAGGCCTGTTCCGTTTGACCTGCTACTACTACCGCGGCGCGTATTACAAATCGTTCTGGGCCGATCCTCCGGCATGTGCGGTGAGTGAGCCCCGGAAGAGTTATTTGGGGGAAAGAACCTTTCCGCTGATTATGCAGAATTTTCATCGCTACTTTCTGAGGCTCTCGTACGTTGTCTGGGGCTTTCTGGTCTACGACGCGTTGAGGTCTTTCTTTTTTCCTGAGGGATTTGGAATCGGTATTGGGAGCCTCGTTCTGGTCGTGAATGTCGTGCTCCTGGCCGGATACGTATTCGGGTGTCATGCATTCCGACACCTGATCGGCGGAACATTTGACCAGATCTCGGATCACCCCGTTCGGCACAAGATCTACAACTTCGTGAGCCGACTGAACGCGGGGCACAAGAAGTGGGCATGGGCGAGCCTTCTTTGGGTTGCTTTTTCCGATATTTACGTCCGTCTCTGTTCAATGGGTATCTGGCATGACTGGAGAATTCTCTAG
- a CDS encoding ABC transporter permease: MRRLRAFWMRVLGALNNSSGGTELADELESHLQMHIEDNVRSGMSEEEARRQALIRLGGLEQTRQAYRERQGLPGVETLWQDIRFGVRVLGKSRGFTVVAVLTLALGIGANTALFSVINAVLLNPLPYPHSEELLTVHAAKQNFNEGSVSYLNFRDWQRDNKTLSALAVSRSTGYILTGTGASEEVRGELVSSEFFPLLGVKPVAGRLFAPHEDEIGQSPVAMIGAGFWQRKLGGRPDVIGKALTLDGRDYIVVGVMPASFNLAINNFRASDIYVPIGQFQNPALSDRAAGLGIHGIARLKPGVTLEQAQADMERVSRGLEATFPAEDQGIRARLVPFKESLVREVRPLLVVLMGAVVFVLLIACVNVANLLLARSNVRAQEFAVRSALGASRGRLLRQLLTESLILSIVGGGLGLVLAAVGTQALVKMLPQGLPRAAEIHMNWLVLCFTALISLASGTLFGFAPAMKMFKQNVQSALKSGGRGTDVANHRMQDWLVILQMASALVLLIGAGLMIRSMVKLSNVDPGFRSKGVMTFGLEAAPEMKDASPDAMRAYLREAQRRIALTPDVEAASFSWAALPMMSDDEQYFWLEGEPKPASQNTMRSAIRYLVGADYLRVMGIPLLRGRFLLDTDDEKSQRVIVIDDVFARKFFGDADPIGKRIHLDQFDDPALVVGMVGHVNQWGLDSDLVNPLRAETYQSMMQLPEVQLSMVVLGMDTVVRSKSGATPSFKSIERSVTQMNQEQVVYNPETMDDVISDTLATRRFAMILLAVFAGTALVLASIGMYGVISYLVGQRSREIGIRMALGADRRDVLRWVLGRGSRLALTGAGCGLIVALALTRTIAGSSLLYGVRPYDPSTFLAVMVLMMGVALAACYFPARRATRIDPMKALRTD; encoded by the coding sequence ATGCGAAGACTGCGAGCGTTCTGGATGCGGGTTCTTGGGGCTTTGAACAATTCAAGCGGAGGCACGGAGCTGGCCGACGAACTGGAGAGCCATCTCCAGATGCACATCGAGGACAATGTCCGGTCGGGGATGTCGGAGGAGGAGGCGCGACGGCAGGCTCTGATTCGGCTTGGGGGATTGGAGCAGACGAGGCAGGCCTATCGCGAGAGACAGGGGCTTCCTGGCGTCGAGACGCTGTGGCAGGATATTCGGTTTGGTGTGCGTGTGTTGGGGAAGAGTCGTGGATTTACTGTTGTGGCGGTGCTGACGCTGGCACTCGGAATCGGAGCGAACACGGCTCTTTTTTCCGTGATCAATGCCGTGCTGCTGAACCCGCTTCCTTATCCTCACTCCGAGGAGCTGTTGACGGTCCATGCGGCTAAGCAGAACTTCAACGAAGGCTCCGTCTCCTACCTGAACTTTCGCGACTGGCAGCGCGATAACAAGACATTGAGTGCGCTGGCTGTTTCGCGGAGCACGGGGTACATCCTGACGGGGACTGGCGCGTCGGAGGAGGTGCGAGGCGAGCTTGTCTCTTCGGAGTTTTTTCCGCTTCTAGGGGTGAAGCCGGTGGCGGGGCGGTTGTTTGCTCCGCATGAGGATGAGATTGGGCAGAGTCCTGTGGCTATGATCGGCGCGGGGTTTTGGCAGCGGAAGCTTGGCGGGCGGCCTGATGTGATTGGGAAGGCGCTCACGCTCGATGGACGCGACTATATCGTTGTCGGGGTGATGCCTGCGAGCTTCAACCTTGCGATCAATAACTTTCGAGCCAGCGATATCTATGTGCCGATCGGTCAGTTTCAAAATCCTGCGTTGAGTGATCGGGCGGCGGGGCTTGGGATACACGGTATCGCGAGGCTAAAGCCGGGGGTGACGCTGGAGCAGGCGCAGGCGGATATGGAGAGAGTCTCGCGAGGTCTTGAGGCGACTTTCCCGGCAGAGGATCAGGGGATTCGTGCCAGGCTGGTGCCGTTCAAGGAGTCGCTGGTACGCGAAGTGCGCCCGCTGCTGGTGGTCTTGATGGGGGCTGTCGTGTTTGTGCTGCTGATTGCCTGTGTCAATGTTGCGAATCTGTTACTGGCGAGGTCGAATGTCCGTGCGCAGGAGTTTGCGGTGCGGTCGGCTCTGGGAGCAAGTCGCGGGCGTCTGTTGCGGCAGTTGCTGACGGAGAGTCTGATCCTTTCCATAGTGGGTGGTGGATTGGGCCTTGTGCTGGCTGCTGTGGGAACACAGGCGCTGGTGAAGATGCTGCCGCAGGGGTTGCCGCGTGCTGCAGAGATTCATATGAACTGGCTGGTGCTGTGCTTTACGGCGTTGATCTCGCTGGCTTCGGGGACGCTGTTTGGTTTCGCGCCTGCGATGAAAATGTTTAAGCAGAATGTACAGAGCGCGCTGAAGTCCGGAGGACGCGGGACAGATGTTGCAAACCACCGGATGCAGGATTGGTTAGTGATCCTTCAGATGGCTTCGGCTCTGGTGCTGTTGATCGGCGCGGGATTGATGATTCGCAGTATGGTGAAGCTGTCGAACGTGGATCCGGGTTTTCGTTCGAAGGGTGTGATGACGTTTGGTCTTGAGGCTGCGCCGGAGATGAAGGACGCCAGCCCCGATGCGATGCGGGCCTATCTGCGCGAGGCGCAACGGAGGATCGCGCTTACGCCTGATGTTGAAGCGGCATCGTTTTCGTGGGCTGCGCTGCCTATGATGTCAGATGATGAGCAGTACTTCTGGCTGGAGGGAGAGCCGAAGCCAGCAAGCCAGAACACGATGCGTTCGGCGATACGGTATCTGGTCGGGGCAGACTATCTGCGGGTGATGGGGATTCCTTTACTGCGGGGCCGATTTCTTTTGGACACCGATGATGAGAAGTCACAGCGGGTGATTGTGATTGACGATGTGTTCGCGCGGAAATTTTTCGGGGATGCCGATCCGATCGGTAAACGGATTCATCTCGATCAGTTTGACGATCCGGCGCTGGTGGTGGGGATGGTGGGGCATGTGAATCAGTGGGGACTTGATAGCGACCTGGTTAATCCGCTGCGTGCTGAGACCTATCAATCGATGATGCAGTTGCCGGAGGTTCAGTTGAGTATGGTTGTGCTGGGGATGGATACGGTGGTGCGTTCGAAGTCCGGGGCTACTCCGAGCTTCAAGAGCATCGAGAGATCGGTGACCCAGATGAATCAGGAGCAGGTGGTTTATAACCCGGAGACGATGGATGACGTTATCTCCGACACGCTTGCCACGCGGCGGTTCGCGATGATTCTGCTGGCTGTGTTTGCCGGCACGGCGCTGGTGCTGGCGAGCATTGGGATGTATGGTGTGATCTCTTATCTTGTGGGGCAACGTTCGCGTGAGATCGGGATACGCATGGCGCTGGGAGCGGATCGCAGGGATGTGCTTCGGTGGGTGCTGGGGCGCGGCAGCAGGCTTGCGCTGACCGGCGCCGGGTGTGGGCTGATCGTTGCGCTGGCGCTGACTCGAACGATCGCGGGGTCGTCGTTGCTGTATGGGGTGCGGCCTTACGACCCGTCGACCTTTCTCGCCGTGATGGTGTTGATGATGGGAGTGGCTTTGGCAGCTTGTTATTTTCCGGCGCGACGAGCGACACGGATTGACCCGATGAAGGCGCTGCGTACGGATTAA
- the crcB gene encoding fluoride efflux transporter CrcB produces the protein MSYLWVTIGSALGGLLRYTITRLTLTYSIGFPFGTILINVLGSFVIGYFGTLTLQSGRYPASENLRLFVMVGICGGFTTFSSFSLQTFDMMRSGAWGRALANILLSVILCFAAVAAGHLLAHRAVPAQAITETAQEEYTG, from the coding sequence ATGTCCTATCTCTGGGTCACAATCGGCAGTGCACTGGGCGGTCTACTGCGTTACACCATCACCCGCCTCACACTCACCTACAGCATTGGATTTCCCTTCGGCACCATTCTCATCAATGTGCTCGGGTCTTTTGTCATCGGCTACTTCGGCACACTCACCCTGCAAAGCGGCCGCTATCCCGCCTCCGAGAACCTCCGTCTCTTCGTCATGGTCGGCATCTGCGGAGGCTTCACCACCTTCTCCTCCTTCAGCCTCCAGACCTTCGACATGATGCGCTCCGGCGCATGGGGCAGAGCCCTCGCCAACATTCTTCTCTCCGTCATCCTATGCTTCGCCGCAGTAGCCGCAGGCCATCTGCTCGCCCACCGCGCCGTCCCGGCCCAGGCCATCACTGAAACAGCCCAGGAAGAGTACACGGGGTAA
- the cyaY gene encoding iron donor protein CyaY: MIDEATFRRESDRALESLKQSLISAEDDDAGFEFEDNNGVMNILFANGSSKFVITPNTPIRQVWISAQATSYKLDWAEATSVFTLTKTGEDLKTLTQRLLREHLKDPTITLP, from the coding sequence ATGATCGACGAAGCCACCTTCCGCCGCGAATCTGACCGTGCCCTCGAGTCCCTCAAGCAGTCCCTCATCTCCGCCGAGGACGACGACGCAGGCTTCGAGTTCGAAGACAACAACGGTGTCATGAACATCCTCTTCGCCAACGGCTCCAGCAAGTTCGTCATCACGCCCAACACCCCCATCCGTCAGGTCTGGATCTCCGCGCAAGCCACCAGCTACAAACTCGACTGGGCCGAAGCCACCAGCGTCTTCACCCTCACCAAAACCGGAGAAGACCTCAAGACCCTCACCCAGCGCCTCCTGCGCGAGCACCTCAAAGACCCCACCATCACCCTCCCCTGA
- a CDS encoding glycosyltransferase family 2 protein: MTPKLSVAIITLNEEANLARTLASVQFADEIIVVDSGSTDRTLEIAAEFKAKLFLEPWQGFAAQKNFAIERCTGTWILSLDADEALTPELQAEISALLAASPSADAYLLRRRNLFLGRWIRHGGFYPDPHLRLFRRHSANFAPPARFTDRPVHETIALDGVTETLKHDIVHHAYPTIESYIESLNRYSTLGAQIVIDKGHTSDSRLALLHNVLILPLLTFFRNYLLRLGFLDGREGLLLHLYHSTYTSWQYAKAWQTARRS, translated from the coding sequence ATGACGCCGAAGCTGTCCGTAGCGATCATCACGCTCAACGAAGAGGCCAACCTGGCCCGTACCCTCGCCAGCGTCCAATTCGCCGACGAGATCATCGTCGTCGACTCCGGCTCCACCGACCGCACCCTCGAGATCGCCGCCGAATTTAAGGCCAAGCTCTTCCTCGAGCCCTGGCAGGGCTTCGCCGCCCAGAAGAACTTCGCCATCGAGCGCTGCACCGGCACCTGGATCCTCTCCCTCGACGCCGACGAAGCCCTCACCCCCGAGCTCCAAGCCGAGATAAGCGCTCTCCTCGCCGCCTCTCCCTCCGCCGACGCTTACCTCCTCCGCCGCCGCAATCTCTTCCTCGGCCGCTGGATCCGCCACGGCGGCTTCTATCCCGACCCCCACCTCCGCCTCTTCCGCCGCCACTCCGCCAACTTCGCCCCTCCCGCCCGTTTCACCGACCGCCCCGTCCACGAGACCATCGCCCTCGACGGCGTCACCGAGACCCTCAAACACGACATCGTCCACCACGCCTACCCCACCATCGAGAGCTACATCGAAAGCCTCAACCGCTACAGCACCCTCGGCGCGCAGATCGTCATCGACAAGGGCCACACCAGCGACTCACGCCTCGCACTCCTGCACAACGTCCTCATCCTCCCCCTCCTCACTTTCTTCCGAAACTATCTTCTCCGCCTCGGCTTCCTCGACGGCCGCGAGGGCCTCCTCCTCCACCTCTACCACTCCACCTACACCAGCTGGCAGTACGCCAAGGCCTGGCAAACCGCCCGCAGATCCTGA
- a CDS encoding zinc-dependent metalloprotease: MPKRMPLALLALSAIYATLPVTISAQTITDKTTGMKHLDGYLPLDWDAKAGKLYLEIPHLDASGRSPDLLYTHSLPYGTGSNDLGLDRGQISSGEILHFERTGPKVLLVEPNQAFRSTSTDPLEQLAVRQSFPESILYGFKVEAEDANGAVLIDATDFYLRDAHGVAETLTTTKQGTYKLDPTRSTIALDATKAFPKNTEVESILTFTTDDPAKAEFVNNVTPDPHALTLREHQSFIELPGPGFTPRRFDPRAGYFPTTYRDYAAPLGAPLDQHFIIRHRLLKKDPACTHACEAVIPIQYYVDRGAAEPIRTALLEGARWWDQAFQAAGWAKGTFRVDILPADADPMDIRYNIIQWVHRYTRGWSYGSAVVDPRTGEILKGNVTLGSLRSRQDYLIAEALLSPYVNGKPLPPANDPMLQMALARTRQLAAHETGHTLGLAHNFAASSFPHTPEESVSVMDYPHPYITLNKEGIPTLAQSYAVNIGIWDKVAIDYGYREFDLVEGKRHYGVSFESPEGLNAILEASEKTGLIYITDEDARPFGGAHPHAHLWDNGTDPAAELDRILTIRTAALARFGEDAIRPGAPMAQLEDTLVPLYLLHRYQTEAAIKEIGGLDYRYQLRGDNQPAPEIVPSAEQKKALTAVLKTLSPDTLTLPEPLLKILPPRPPGLPRTRESFPSETGLTFDPIATAESAADLTLNVLLDPARASRIVQYHMRLADAPSLRGVLEAISKTTAERPEGGHTMSSEVERAVEFRALEAMLSLAVNPLASTQARAIARSHLNDLLKQWTTAAPLTDTAEAIHRAALIDRINDFNRDPAKFIPAKPIEAPPGMPIGDEDAF; encoded by the coding sequence ATGCCTAAACGCATGCCCCTGGCCCTGCTCGCCCTCTCCGCAATTTATGCCACTCTTCCGGTTACAATCTCCGCGCAGACCATCACCGACAAAACCACCGGCATGAAGCACCTCGACGGCTATCTCCCGCTCGACTGGGACGCCAAAGCCGGCAAGCTCTACCTCGAGATCCCCCACCTCGATGCCAGCGGCCGCAGCCCCGACCTCCTCTACACCCACTCCCTCCCCTACGGCACCGGCTCCAACGATCTCGGCCTCGACCGCGGCCAAATCTCCTCCGGCGAAATCCTCCACTTCGAGCGCACCGGCCCCAAAGTCCTCCTCGTCGAACCCAACCAAGCCTTCCGCTCCACCTCCACCGACCCGCTCGAACAGCTAGCCGTCCGCCAGTCCTTCCCCGAGTCCATCCTCTACGGCTTCAAGGTCGAGGCCGAAGACGCGAACGGCGCAGTCCTCATCGACGCAACCGACTTCTACCTCCGCGACGCTCACGGCGTAGCCGAAACCCTCACCACCACCAAGCAAGGCACCTACAAACTCGACCCCACCCGCTCCACCATCGCCCTCGACGCCACCAAAGCCTTCCCCAAAAACACTGAAGTCGAGTCCATCCTCACCTTCACCACCGACGACCCAGCCAAAGCCGAGTTCGTCAACAACGTCACCCCCGACCCCCACGCCCTCACCCTCCGCGAGCACCAGTCCTTCATCGAGCTCCCCGGCCCCGGCTTCACGCCCCGCCGCTTCGACCCCCGCGCCGGCTACTTCCCCACCACCTACCGCGACTACGCAGCCCCTCTAGGCGCCCCGCTCGACCAGCACTTCATCATCCGCCACCGCCTCCTCAAAAAAGATCCCGCCTGCACCCACGCCTGCGAGGCCGTAATCCCCATCCAGTACTATGTCGACCGCGGCGCCGCCGAGCCCATCCGCACCGCCCTCCTCGAAGGCGCTCGCTGGTGGGACCAGGCCTTTCAAGCCGCAGGCTGGGCCAAAGGCACCTTCCGCGTCGACATCCTCCCCGCCGACGCCGACCCCATGGACATCCGCTACAACATCATCCAGTGGGTCCATCGCTACACCCGCGGCTGGAGCTACGGCTCCGCAGTAGTCGACCCCCGCACCGGCGAGATCCTCAAAGGCAACGTAACCCTCGGCTCCCTCCGCAGCCGCCAGGACTACCTCATCGCCGAAGCCCTCCTCAGCCCCTACGTCAACGGCAAACCCCTCCCGCCGGCAAACGATCCCATGCTCCAGATGGCCCTAGCCCGCACCCGCCAACTAGCCGCGCATGAAACCGGTCACACCCTCGGCCTCGCCCACAACTTCGCCGCCAGTTCCTTCCCCCACACCCCAGAAGAGTCCGTCTCCGTCATGGACTACCCCCACCCCTACATCACGCTCAACAAAGAAGGCATCCCCACCCTCGCGCAAAGCTACGCCGTCAACATCGGCATCTGGGACAAGGTCGCCATCGACTACGGCTACCGCGAATTCGATCTCGTCGAGGGTAAACGGCACTACGGCGTTTCGTTCGAATCCCCCGAAGGACTGAACGCCATCCTCGAAGCCAGCGAAAAAACCGGCCTCATCTACATCACCGACGAAGACGCCCGCCCCTTCGGCGGCGCGCACCCCCACGCCCACCTCTGGGACAACGGGACTGATCCCGCAGCGGAGCTGGACCGCATCCTAACCATCCGCACCGCCGCCCTAGCCCGCTTCGGCGAAGACGCCATCAGGCCCGGCGCACCCATGGCCCAGCTAGAAGACACCCTCGTCCCCCTCTACCTCCTCCACCGCTACCAAACCGAAGCCGCGATCAAAGAGATCGGCGGCCTCGACTACCGCTATCAACTCCGCGGCGACAACCAACCCGCGCCCGAGATCGTCCCCTCCGCCGAACAGAAAAAAGCCCTCACCGCCGTCCTCAAAACTCTCTCACCCGACACTCTAACCCTCCCCGAGCCCCTCCTGAAAATCCTCCCACCCCGCCCCCCCGGCCTGCCCCGCACACGCGAATCCTTCCCCTCCGAGACCGGCCTCACCTTCGACCCCATCGCCACCGCCGAGTCCGCCGCCGACCTCACCCTCAACGTCCTCCTCGACCCCGCCCGCGCCTCACGCATCGTCCAGTACCACATGCGCCTCGCCGACGCCCCCTCCCTCCGCGGCGTCCTCGAAGCCATCTCCAAGACCACCGCCGAGAGACCCGAAGGCGGCCACACCATGTCCTCCGAAGTAGAGCGAGCCGTAGAGTTCCGCGCCCTCGAAGCCATGCTCTCCCTCGCCGTCAACCCGCTAGCCTCCACCCAGGCCCGAGCCATCGCCCGCTCCCACCTCAACGACCTCCTCAAGCAGTGGACCACCGCCGCCCCGCTCACCGACACCGCCGAAGCCATCCACCGCGCCGCCCTCATCGACCGCATCAACGACTTCAACCGCGACCCCGCCAAATTCATCCCCGCCAAACCCATCGAAGCCCCACCCGGCATGCCCATCGGCGACGAAGACGCCTTCTGA